One Veillonellales bacterium genomic window carries:
- a CDS encoding methyl-accepting chemotaxis protein, which produces MDNDSKLPQTNEAILAAFKIALPYFNQIVREDMAVGLTDLKEYLAYYRAKEFELDLPAGTPIQGIKVVEECIRTGKNTFDDVPREVYGRPIKTIFTPIYGVNREIIGTLSSGIDLNSSHQLVESVKNLADSTKQAAESVEQVAKSASELAAAGQKAIEVSQELTNKYRLTAEALDFIKNIALQTNLLGLNAAIEAARAGEEGRGFAVVADEVRKLAEQSQESAKKIQDILQEMNQAVSEIHKSIEVTGAISEEQAATTQEISSNLDYITKNAKNLEKYVARYK; this is translated from the coding sequence ATGGATAATGACAGTAAGCTTCCACAAACAAATGAGGCCATTTTAGCGGCATTTAAAATTGCTCTTCCTTACTTTAATCAAATTGTTCGTGAGGATATGGCTGTTGGATTAACGGATTTAAAAGAATACCTAGCCTATTATCGTGCCAAAGAATTCGAACTGGATTTGCCTGCAGGTACGCCAATTCAAGGGATAAAAGTTGTCGAAGAATGTATTCGTACCGGTAAAAATACATTTGATGATGTTCCGCGAGAAGTATACGGCCGACCAATTAAAACAATTTTTACGCCAATCTATGGAGTGAATCGAGAAATTATCGGAACGTTAAGTTCTGGCATTGATTTAAATAGCAGCCATCAATTAGTAGAAAGCGTTAAAAATTTAGCCGATTCTACCAAACAAGCGGCGGAAAGTGTTGAACAAGTTGCAAAGAGTGCCTCTGAGTTGGCGGCCGCCGGTCAAAAAGCGATAGAGGTATCACAAGAACTGACAAATAAATATCGCCTTACAGCGGAAGCCCTAGACTTTATTAAGAATATAGCTTTGCAAACCAATTTATTAGGCTTAAATGCCGCTATTGAGGCCGCCCGTGCGGGAGAAGAAGGACGAGGATTTGCTGTAGTTGCTGATGAAGTAAGAAAACTTGCCGAACAATCACAGGAATCGGCAAAGAAAATTCAGGATATTCTACAAGAAATGAATCAGGCTGTTTCGGAGATTCACAAATCGATCGAAGTAACCGGCGCAATTAGTGAAGAACAGGCAGCAACTACTCAGGAGATATCTTCTAACTTAGATTATATAACTAAAAACGCTAAGAACTTAGAAAAATATGTAGCGCGTTATAAATAA